Proteins from a single region of Streptomyces sp. TN58:
- a CDS encoding DUF6332 family protein gives MTTRQRSQAERDAVPVEIGYAVLSACFLGALVFATIAGPTAVWDLPAAVEDFLRVAGLWVAGLLAVARVVHVLWRFGQPR, from the coding sequence ATGACGACAAGACAGCGGAGCCAGGCCGAACGGGACGCGGTCCCGGTGGAGATCGGCTATGCGGTGCTGAGCGCGTGCTTCCTCGGCGCCCTCGTGTTCGCGACGATCGCCGGGCCGACCGCCGTCTGGGACCTTCCCGCCGCAGTGGAGGACTTCCTGCGTGTGGCCGGGCTTTGGGTCGCCGGCCTGCTGGCCGTGGCCCGTGTGGTCCATGTCCTCTGGCGATTCGGACAGCCCCGCTAG
- a CDS encoding FAD-dependent oxidoreductase, translating to MIRPVRPASPGSAARRGRDRRARVLPAHHGTPRATARHTVAVVGGGIAGLAAATALAERGVAVTLYEREPYLGGRAGGWPTRLRDGTAVTMSRGFHAFFRQYYNLRGLLRRTDPALARLAPLPDYPLLHADGLRDSFRRVPRTPPWSALGFAALSPSFRMRDLPAMDPVRALPLLDVRVPDVYHRLDGVSAYDFLEAVRFPAQARHLAFEVFSRSFFADPRRLSAAEMALMFHIYFLGSAEGLLFDVPRSAYPQALWRPLAGYLERHGTEVRTSSPVEHVTPAGGGFVVAGGREEHRYDAVVLALDSTGLRSLAARSPRLGDAAWRQRLTGLRTAPPFLVTRLWLDRPVAPDRPGFLGTSGFGGLDNISVLDRWEDEAARWAARTGGSVVELHAYAVDPHAARPAEQRHLVEQLHRVYPETRAAAVVDARHEWREDCPLFPVGGYADRPTVHTPDPGLMVAGDCVRTDLPVALMERAATTGFLAANALLKRWGVRGQALWTVPDRGRGAVLRKAAAWARR from the coding sequence GTGATCCGCCCCGTACGTCCCGCAAGCCCCGGATCCGCCGCCCGCCGCGGCCGGGACCGGCGGGCCCGCGTCCTGCCCGCGCACCACGGAACCCCTCGCGCCACCGCCCGGCACACGGTCGCCGTGGTCGGCGGCGGGATCGCCGGCCTCGCCGCCGCGACCGCGCTCGCCGAACGGGGAGTGGCGGTGACCCTGTACGAACGCGAGCCCTATCTCGGAGGACGCGCGGGCGGGTGGCCGACCCGGCTGCGCGACGGCACCGCCGTGACGATGAGCCGCGGCTTCCACGCGTTCTTCCGGCAGTACTACAACCTGCGCGGCCTGCTGCGGCGAACCGACCCCGCCCTGGCCCGCCTCGCCCCACTCCCCGACTACCCCCTGCTGCACGCCGACGGGCTGCGCGACAGCTTCCGGCGCGTACCGCGCACCCCGCCGTGGAGCGCGCTCGGCTTCGCGGCACTGAGCCCCTCCTTCCGGATGCGGGACCTGCCCGCCATGGACCCGGTACGCGCTCTGCCGCTGCTCGACGTCCGGGTCCCCGACGTGTACCACCGCCTCGACGGCGTCAGCGCCTACGACTTCCTGGAGGCCGTCCGCTTCCCGGCGCAGGCCCGCCACCTGGCCTTCGAGGTGTTCTCCCGGAGCTTCTTCGCCGACCCGCGCCGGCTGTCGGCGGCCGAGATGGCCCTGATGTTCCACATCTACTTCCTCGGCTCCGCCGAGGGCCTGCTCTTCGACGTACCGCGCTCGGCCTACCCCCAGGCGCTGTGGCGCCCCCTGGCCGGGTACCTGGAGCGACACGGCACCGAGGTACGGACGAGCAGTCCCGTCGAGCACGTCACCCCGGCCGGCGGCGGGTTCGTCGTCGCGGGGGGCCGCGAGGAGCACCGGTACGACGCCGTGGTCCTCGCCCTGGACTCCACCGGCCTGCGGTCCCTGGCCGCCCGCTCCCCACGGCTGGGCGACGCGGCCTGGCGGCAGCGCCTGACCGGCCTGCGCACCGCCCCGCCCTTCCTGGTCACCCGGCTGTGGCTGGACCGGCCCGTCGCCCCCGACCGCCCCGGGTTCCTGGGCACCAGCGGATTCGGCGGGCTCGACAACATCAGCGTGCTGGACCGCTGGGAGGACGAGGCGGCCCGCTGGGCGGCACGGACCGGGGGGTCCGTCGTGGAACTGCACGCCTACGCGGTGGACCCGCACGCCGCGCGCCCCGCCGAGCAGCGGCACCTCGTCGAGCAGCTGCACCGCGTGTACCCGGAGACCCGTGCAGCCGCCGTCGTCGACGCCCGGCACGAATGGCGGGAGGACTGCCCGCTGTTCCCGGTGGGCGGCTACGCCGACCGCCCGACCGTCCACACGCCGGATCCCGGCCTGATGGTGGCCGGCGACTGCGTCCGCACCGACCTGCCCGTGGCCCTGATGGAACGGGCGGCCACGACCGGCTTCCTGGCCGCGAACGCCCTCCTGAAGCGCTGGGGCGTCCGGGGCCAAGCGCTGTGGACCGTACCGGACCGGGGCCGAGGCGCCGTACTGCGGAAGGCGGCCGCGTGGGCGAGGCGCTGA
- a CDS encoding class I SAM-dependent methyltransferase produces MTLLRDEELAAAFDHASRSYDALVAANPGYHAHLRRSVRRLGLPGRGQGLRVLDLGCGTGASTAAIRTVLPDAGITAVDASAGMLARAAAKPWADGVRFVHAPAEHLARAGVHGPYDAVFAAYLFRNVSDPDAVLRTVRALLRPHGRLAVHEYSLSGRRADRAVWTLVCRGVVRPAATLLGDGPLYRHLWHSVVRFDHADRFAARIREAGFDRVRALPLPGWQTGITHTFVAERTQDPR; encoded by the coding sequence ATGACCCTGCTGCGCGACGAGGAACTGGCCGCCGCGTTCGACCACGCCTCCCGCAGTTACGACGCCCTGGTGGCAGCCAACCCCGGCTACCACGCGCACCTGCGGCGCTCGGTGCGCCGCCTCGGCCTGCCCGGCCGCGGGCAGGGGCTGCGGGTCCTGGACCTCGGCTGCGGCACCGGCGCCTCGACGGCCGCGATCCGCACCGTCCTGCCGGACGCCGGCATCACGGCCGTGGACGCCTCGGCCGGCATGCTGGCCCGGGCCGCCGCCAAACCCTGGGCGGACGGCGTCCGCTTCGTCCACGCGCCGGCCGAACACCTGGCGCGGGCCGGCGTGCACGGCCCGTACGACGCGGTGTTCGCCGCCTACCTCTTCCGCAACGTCTCCGATCCGGACGCCGTCCTGCGCACCGTCCGCGCCCTGCTGCGGCCGCACGGACGGCTCGCGGTCCACGAGTACAGCCTCAGCGGCCGCCGCGCCGACCGGGCGGTGTGGACGCTGGTGTGCCGGGGCGTCGTCCGGCCCGCCGCGACCCTGCTGGGCGACGGGCCGCTGTACCGCCACCTGTGGCACAGCGTCGTCCGCTTCGACCACGCCGACCGGTTCGCCGCCCGCATCCGTGAGGCGGGCTTCGACCGGGTCCGCGCGCTGCCCCTGCCGGGCTGGCAGACCGGCATCACCCACACCTTCGTGGCCGAACGCACGCAGGACCCCCGGTGA
- a CDS encoding CPBP family intramembrane glutamic endopeptidase: MPEHEQGQRRTPPTGWAAQAGVFLAVAFVAAGMAGALQPATGIPPEVVQLTQLGPAVAVAAVALLWPYRTRDRLAGILPGRTGTGTGTRSGAGPRRAAALLLTPVLLIALCACGGLLTSGSLPVTSPRALAHPLALLVAAQFIGACAEEIGWRCYLQPLLRTRFGPITASAAVGLLWGLWHVPVLTQEPAFAAGFLLATTAMSVILGLALEGVRSNRLLLAGGFHTLINLGMLYVTDESAARTAPMLFLGAAALAAALPWIATARRAAHEVTPDSITVATAPGAR, translated from the coding sequence ATGCCGGAACACGAGCAGGGGCAGCGGCGGACGCCGCCGACGGGATGGGCGGCGCAGGCGGGGGTGTTCCTCGCGGTCGCGTTCGTGGCCGCCGGGATGGCGGGAGCCCTCCAGCCGGCGACCGGCATCCCGCCCGAGGTGGTGCAACTGACCCAGCTGGGGCCCGCCGTCGCGGTGGCCGCCGTGGCGCTCCTGTGGCCGTACCGGACCAGGGACCGGCTTGCGGGCATCCTGCCCGGCCGTACCGGTACCGGTACCGGTACCCGTAGCGGAGCAGGCCCCCGCCGGGCAGCGGCACTCCTGCTGACACCGGTCCTGCTCATCGCGCTGTGCGCGTGCGGCGGCCTGCTGACCTCCGGCTCGCTGCCCGTCACCAGCCCCCGGGCCCTGGCACACCCCCTCGCCCTGCTGGTGGCCGCCCAGTTCATCGGGGCGTGCGCCGAGGAGATCGGATGGCGCTGCTACCTCCAGCCGCTGCTGCGCACCCGTTTCGGCCCGATCACCGCCTCCGCGGCGGTCGGACTGCTCTGGGGCCTCTGGCACGTACCGGTCCTCACACAGGAACCGGCCTTCGCCGCCGGCTTCCTGCTGGCCACCACCGCGATGTCCGTGATCCTCGGCCTGGCCCTGGAAGGCGTACGCAGCAACCGGCTGCTGCTCGCCGGCGGCTTCCACACCCTGATCAACCTCGGCATGCTGTACGTGACGGACGAGTCGGCGGCGAGGACGGCGCCCATGCTGTTCCTCGGAGCCGCCGCCCTGGCCGCCGCCCTCCCGTGGATCGCCACCGCCCGCCGCGCGGCGCACGAGGTCACGCCGGATAGCATCACGGTCGCGACGGCGCCCGGAGCGCGCTGA
- a CDS encoding sensor histidine kinase yields MLPPAASALRRLSDRYRRWAAQWTGTAISPPRPLPPRPTAPEGGPAGRRRQALALLGDAGFWHDLRWAWAEPWTGALLAAAPQALVVYGLFGAAVQPFVWRLLGDGNWYGFVLVDSTPAMLAALVLGLGLTAAGLWLAPPVLRLHARWSGRLLAAPYTTELTRRIEHLTGSRADVLDVQAAELRRIERDLHDGAQARLVSLGMTLDEATRLLDHDPPAARVLLHEVRDTSRRALQDLRELVHGVLPPVLADRGLGDAVRSLALDSHLDVHVEAALPGRLPAPVESAGYFAVAELLANAAKHSGAPEVRVRLSHADGLLRVTVADEGRGGADPDGSGLRGLRRRLEPFDGTLVLHSPPGGPTTATLEIPCASSSPKTSSSSGTG; encoded by the coding sequence GTGCTCCCGCCCGCCGCGTCGGCCCTGCGCCGCCTGTCCGACCGCTACCGCCGCTGGGCGGCCCAGTGGACGGGAACGGCCATCAGCCCGCCGCGACCGCTGCCGCCCCGCCCCACCGCGCCCGAGGGCGGTCCGGCGGGCCGCCGCCGACAAGCCCTCGCGCTCCTCGGCGACGCCGGCTTCTGGCACGACCTGCGCTGGGCCTGGGCGGAGCCCTGGACGGGCGCGCTGCTCGCCGCCGCACCGCAGGCCCTTGTCGTGTACGGCCTCTTCGGCGCGGCCGTCCAGCCCTTCGTCTGGCGGCTTCTGGGCGACGGCAACTGGTACGGCTTCGTCCTGGTCGACTCCACGCCCGCGATGCTCGCCGCGCTCGTGCTCGGCCTCGGCCTCACGGCCGCGGGGCTGTGGCTGGCCCCGCCGGTCCTGCGGCTGCACGCCCGCTGGAGCGGGCGGCTGCTGGCCGCCCCGTACACCACCGAACTGACCCGCCGCATCGAGCACCTGACCGGTTCCCGGGCCGACGTCCTCGACGTGCAGGCCGCCGAACTGCGACGGATCGAACGCGACCTGCACGACGGTGCGCAGGCCCGGCTGGTCTCCCTGGGCATGACCCTGGACGAGGCCACCCGCCTCCTCGACCACGACCCGCCGGCCGCCCGGGTTCTGCTGCACGAGGTACGGGACACCTCCCGACGGGCCCTCCAGGACCTGCGCGAGCTGGTCCACGGAGTACTGCCGCCCGTACTCGCCGACCGCGGCCTGGGTGACGCGGTGCGCTCGCTGGCCCTCGACAGCCATCTGGACGTGCACGTGGAGGCGGCCCTGCCGGGCCGGCTCCCCGCCCCGGTCGAGTCCGCCGGCTACTTCGCCGTCGCGGAGCTGCTCGCCAACGCCGCCAAGCACTCCGGAGCCCCCGAGGTCCGCGTCCGCCTGAGCCACGCCGACGGCCTGCTGCGCGTCACGGTCGCCGACGAGGGCCGCGGCGGCGCGGACCCGGACGGGAGCGGACTGCGGGGGCTGCGGCGCCGTCTGGAACCCTTCGACGGAACCCTCGTCCTGCACAGCCCGCCGGGCGGCCCGACCACCGCGACCTTGGAGATACCGTGCGCGTCGTCCTCGCCGAAGACCTCTTCCTCCTCCGGGACGGGCTGA
- a CDS encoding response regulator transcription factor, with the protein MRVVLAEDLFLLRDGLTRTLQDHGFEVVAAVDNGPALLKSLLEDAPDVAVVDIRLPPTFTDEGLQAALAARRIRPALPVLVLSQYVDQLYAHELLAGGQGAIGYLLKDRVTDTTQFVDAVRTVATGGTVMDPQVIARLLARGDARGTTAGLTPRELDVLGLMAEGRSNAAVAQALFISESAVAKHTAAIFTKLRIEPSPDDNRRVLAVLAYLKR; encoded by the coding sequence GTGCGCGTCGTCCTCGCCGAAGACCTCTTCCTCCTCCGGGACGGGCTGACCCGCACCCTCCAGGACCACGGCTTCGAGGTCGTCGCCGCCGTCGACAACGGCCCCGCCCTCCTCAAGAGCCTCCTCGAAGACGCCCCCGACGTCGCCGTCGTCGACATCCGGCTGCCGCCCACCTTCACCGACGAAGGCCTCCAGGCGGCCCTCGCCGCACGGCGGATACGGCCCGCGCTGCCGGTCCTCGTCCTCTCCCAGTACGTCGACCAGCTCTACGCCCACGAACTGCTCGCCGGGGGCCAGGGCGCCATCGGCTACCTCCTCAAGGACCGGGTCACCGACACCACCCAGTTCGTCGACGCGGTACGCACCGTGGCCACGGGCGGTACGGTCATGGACCCGCAGGTCATCGCACGGCTGCTGGCCCGTGGCGACGCCCGCGGCACCACGGCGGGGCTGACCCCGCGCGAGCTGGACGTCCTGGGCCTCATGGCGGAGGGCCGCTCCAACGCGGCGGTGGCGCAGGCCCTGTTCATCAGCGAGAGCGCGGTCGCCAAGCACACCGCGGCCATCTTCACCAAGCTGCGGATCGAACCGTCCCCGGACGACAACCGCCGCGTGCTGGCGGTCCTGGCCTACCTCAAGCGGTAG
- a CDS encoding PKD domain-containing protein, producing the protein MTAAFVAAGLGIIPGIAQAADPVPVAAGVAEAVAEASTSEGFHSPADRTIRTTLPTATEGKAEGSTKTAAPRTARTAAADQTAPAGEAAPAAANAEAAPAEQAALDAAANPDLAVDVSGTSYTAHGIQLTALITSADFALDIVVDWGDGKSDTLTAQGSFELRRSHTYDKSGEYQVQVKVTDAANGVQATNGGAFLTPGADFTPHTPTRLLDTRNGTGAAAGKVAGQGSTRVKVAGNASVPAGATAVALNITVTETVDSGHVTVWPGVGYDRPNTSNLNYTAGRSVPNMVIVPVGEDGYVELFNGGWQPVDLIADVTGYFTRASANGYTSMTPARFVDTREGLGTATGKLASRSAFTTRIGGLQGVPQNVTAVALNVTVTEPEGPGHLTAFSGAGPVPTASNLNFVPGQTVANAVIVPVAADGTIKVFNGAWSPTHVVVDVVGYYSPDSKAAFLPFTPFRTLDTREQAYGWPGGRFKAREFITQGFTPEPAEGVEAYVLNATVTETGGTGFLSVAPSPHPLPEYGESAAPAGPRPGSSTLNWTAGETVPNMVQASDGEHGVITFWNQGHEDADVVLDVFGVYQTK; encoded by the coding sequence ATGACCGCTGCCTTCGTGGCGGCCGGTCTCGGCATCATCCCGGGCATCGCGCAGGCGGCGGATCCCGTACCTGTCGCGGCCGGTGTGGCCGAGGCGGTCGCCGAGGCGTCCACGTCCGAGGGCTTCCACAGCCCCGCGGATCGCACGATCCGCACCACCCTGCCCACCGCCACCGAGGGGAAGGCAGAGGGGAGCACCAAGACCGCCGCACCGCGGACCGCCAGGACCGCGGCGGCAGATCAGACCGCACCGGCCGGGGAGGCCGCACCGGCCGCGGCGAACGCGGAGGCCGCACCGGCCGAGCAGGCAGCCCTCGACGCGGCAGCCAACCCGGACCTGGCCGTCGACGTCAGCGGCACCAGCTACACCGCTCACGGGATCCAGCTCACCGCCCTGATCACCAGCGCCGACTTCGCGCTCGACATCGTCGTCGACTGGGGCGACGGGAAGAGCGACACGCTCACCGCCCAGGGCAGTTTCGAGCTGCGCCGCTCGCACACGTACGACAAGTCCGGCGAGTACCAGGTGCAGGTCAAGGTGACCGACGCCGCCAACGGCGTCCAGGCCACCAACGGCGGTGCGTTCCTGACCCCCGGCGCCGACTTCACCCCGCACACCCCGACCCGGCTCCTCGACACCCGCAACGGCACCGGAGCCGCGGCCGGCAAGGTCGCCGGGCAGGGGTCCACCCGCGTCAAGGTGGCCGGGAACGCGTCCGTCCCCGCGGGCGCCACCGCCGTGGCCCTGAACATCACCGTCACCGAGACCGTCGACAGCGGCCACGTGACCGTGTGGCCCGGAGTCGGCTACGACCGCCCGAACACGTCGAACCTGAACTACACAGCCGGCCGGTCCGTCCCGAACATGGTGATCGTGCCCGTCGGCGAAGACGGGTACGTGGAGCTCTTCAACGGCGGCTGGCAGCCGGTCGACCTGATCGCCGACGTCACCGGATACTTCACCCGGGCCTCGGCGAACGGATACACCTCGATGACGCCCGCCCGGTTCGTCGACACCCGTGAAGGCCTCGGCACCGCCACCGGCAAGCTCGCCTCCCGCAGCGCCTTCACCACCCGAATCGGCGGCCTGCAAGGCGTACCGCAGAACGTCACCGCCGTGGCGTTGAACGTCACGGTGACCGAACCGGAGGGCCCTGGCCACCTGACCGCCTTCTCCGGCGCCGGACCGGTCCCGACGGCCTCGAACCTGAACTTCGTCCCCGGCCAGACCGTGGCCAACGCGGTGATCGTACCGGTGGCCGCGGACGGCACGATCAAGGTCTTCAACGGGGCCTGGTCCCCGACCCACGTGGTGGTCGACGTCGTCGGCTACTACAGCCCCGACAGCAAGGCCGCCTTCCTGCCCTTCACCCCCTTCCGTACGCTCGACACCCGCGAGCAGGCGTACGGATGGCCGGGCGGCAGGTTCAAGGCCCGGGAGTTCATCACGCAGGGCTTCACCCCCGAGCCGGCGGAGGGCGTCGAGGCCTACGTGCTGAACGCCACCGTCACCGAGACCGGCGGCACCGGATTCCTCTCGGTCGCCCCGAGCCCCCACCCGCTGCCGGAGTACGGCGAGTCCGCCGCACCGGCGGGACCGCGCCCCGGCTCCTCCACCCTCAACTGGACGGCCGGCGAGACCGTCCCCAACATGGTCCAGGCGAGCGACGGCGAGCACGGCGTCATCACCTTCTGGAACCAGGGCCACGAGGACGCCGACGTGGTGCTCGACGTCTTCGGCGTCTACCAGACGAAGTGA
- a CDS encoding ALF repeat-containing protein has translation MKLSRIAAAVTTAALAPAVLIASPAFAAGSDAPAAGNQPAPTTPDQPAPDQAEEDRKTILAIIAHPMASEYMKKAGQKAIADGPQAMRTFIEVDQHRIRLDDYRVAILRLTHGAGRSLTEGINDILDKGTTVEQLRHFYEVTQHELRDVDNRVEILKLLSTGGPSVKEACQKALNGSPADRVAFLKTGRFLAQASDDRVELARIDEGWDGRILSDAISKLLNGSPTPAELRHFLEVTQHELRDQDNRVAIARIIDGGGPELVKAGRAALAGTAAERAEFLKTGQHEARAKDEAAKDKQKPAPGKDDQGKGSGSGTPSAGSGSGSGSASGNTAVTAQGGNGAPLAATGAGDGTTLVAGGAGTALVAGAGLLLAARMRRAGAKA, from the coding sequence GTGAAGTTGTCCCGGATCGCCGCAGCGGTCACCACCGCTGCCCTTGCTCCGGCAGTCCTCATCGCGTCACCGGCCTTCGCCGCCGGTTCCGACGCCCCGGCGGCCGGCAACCAGCCGGCACCGACCACGCCGGACCAGCCCGCGCCCGACCAGGCCGAAGAGGACCGCAAGACCATCCTCGCGATCATCGCCCACCCGATGGCCAGCGAGTACATGAAGAAAGCCGGCCAGAAGGCCATCGCCGACGGCCCGCAGGCCATGCGCACGTTCATCGAGGTGGACCAGCACAGGATCCGCCTCGACGACTACCGCGTGGCGATCCTCCGCCTCACCCACGGGGCTGGTCGCAGCCTCACGGAGGGCATCAACGACATTCTCGACAAGGGCACGACCGTCGAGCAGCTGCGTCACTTCTACGAGGTGACCCAGCACGAGCTGCGCGACGTGGACAACCGCGTCGAGATCCTCAAGCTCCTGAGCACCGGCGGCCCGTCGGTGAAGGAGGCCTGCCAGAAGGCCCTCAACGGCAGCCCCGCCGACCGTGTCGCCTTCCTCAAGACGGGCCGGTTCCTCGCGCAGGCCTCGGACGACCGTGTCGAGCTGGCCCGCATCGACGAGGGCTGGGACGGCCGGATCCTGAGCGATGCCATCAGCAAGCTCCTGAACGGGTCGCCGACGCCGGCCGAGCTGCGCCACTTCCTGGAGGTGACCCAGCACGAGCTCCGCGACCAGGACAACCGGGTCGCGATCGCCAGGATCATCGACGGTGGCGGTCCGGAACTCGTCAAGGCGGGCCGCGCCGCACTGGCGGGCACCGCCGCCGAACGGGCCGAGTTCCTCAAGACGGGCCAGCACGAGGCCCGCGCCAAGGACGAGGCGGCCAAGGACAAGCAGAAGCCCGCCCCGGGCAAGGACGACCAGGGCAAGGGCTCCGGCTCCGGTACACCGTCGGCCGGCAGCGGCAGCGGCTCCGGGTCCGCCTCGGGCAACACCGCCGTCACCGCCCAGGGCGGAAACGGCGCTCCCCTCGCCGCCACGGGCGCCGGCGACGGCACCACCCTGGTCGCCGGGGGAGCGGGCACCGCGCTCGTCGCCGGCGCCGGCCTGCTGCTCGCGGCCCGTATGCGCCGTGCGGGTGCGAAGGCCTGA
- a CDS encoding DUF6493 family protein: MIWTATQDTLPPVPPVRRLDPAPEALAETVELTAAHLGARAHTVADFERSLDGLVRHAHHDRHPLTRALSDTLGHRYTEEIEAQRLGGVDVVAATLLWQVPGYSLKPEHVRRGRGHEDCAQGGLELVLTARLREIAYRLRSKEPLPFLLSTPTWDTGTLEAAELVERLTEYRRLGVRPGPADFGQALLRVRRDNAAGAGGAAAATAAARLGTAEGARLAAWLGPDGEPAPVLRRVVEPDPSAHTAWQRTGAATAQITCPSGERAALQREFPEPFHWLGRPHEGFTQCYHWHGGHPVRASVLPEDRETQAAWLLPQVTLAATAGDHGSSWMLPHLARLGGPAGPALHAAVAAGLGGRSVESRSPAVEALLVLAARGDLDAPLLGRELAAMTALGTVKPNRLADAARSAAAAGAHATLWTVLAEVLPALLPSVRGAGEVLAVAASCAEHCAATGPVPDAVAAAAARRGSSTVISGARRLSSALTGRRAGLQGVPSKSRPGGGVPRRHP; the protein is encoded by the coding sequence ATGATCTGGACCGCCACTCAGGACACCCTCCCGCCCGTGCCTCCCGTACGGCGGCTCGACCCGGCGCCCGAGGCGCTCGCCGAGACCGTCGAGCTGACGGCGGCCCATCTCGGCGCCCGCGCGCACACCGTGGCGGACTTCGAGCGCTCGCTCGACGGGCTGGTACGGCACGCCCACCACGACCGCCACCCGCTCACCCGGGCGCTCTCCGACACACTGGGGCACCGCTACACCGAGGAGATCGAGGCGCAACGCCTCGGCGGGGTGGACGTCGTGGCGGCCACGCTGCTGTGGCAGGTGCCGGGGTACAGCCTCAAACCCGAGCACGTACGCCGCGGCCGGGGGCACGAGGACTGCGCGCAGGGCGGGCTTGAGCTGGTGCTCACCGCGCGGCTGCGCGAGATCGCGTACCGGCTCAGGTCCAAGGAGCCCCTGCCGTTCCTGCTGTCCACGCCCACCTGGGACACGGGCACGCTGGAGGCCGCCGAACTGGTGGAACGCCTCACCGAGTACCGCCGGCTGGGCGTGCGGCCCGGTCCGGCCGACTTCGGGCAGGCACTGCTGCGCGTACGGCGCGACAACGCCGCGGGGGCGGGCGGCGCGGCGGCCGCCACGGCCGCGGCCCGCCTCGGTACCGCGGAAGGCGCCCGGCTCGCCGCCTGGCTTGGCCCGGACGGCGAACCGGCCCCGGTGCTGCGCCGGGTCGTCGAACCGGACCCCTCGGCCCACACGGCCTGGCAGCGGACCGGCGCGGCCACCGCGCAGATCACCTGCCCCAGCGGGGAACGCGCTGCCCTCCAGCGGGAGTTCCCCGAGCCGTTCCACTGGCTGGGCAGGCCGCACGAGGGATTCACCCAGTGCTATCACTGGCACGGAGGGCACCCGGTACGCGCGTCCGTGCTGCCCGAGGACCGCGAGACCCAGGCGGCGTGGCTCCTGCCGCAGGTGACGCTCGCGGCGACGGCGGGCGACCACGGCAGCTCCTGGATGCTGCCGCACCTCGCCCGCCTGGGCGGCCCCGCGGGCCCCGCCCTGCACGCCGCCGTGGCCGCGGGACTGGGCGGGCGGTCCGTGGAGAGCCGCAGCCCGGCGGTGGAGGCGCTGCTCGTCCTGGCGGCGCGCGGCGATCTCGACGCCCCGCTGCTGGGCCGCGAACTCGCCGCCATGACGGCCCTGGGCACGGTGAAGCCCAACCGGCTCGCGGACGCCGCACGTTCCGCCGCGGCGGCCGGTGCGCACGCCACCCTGTGGACCGTGCTCGCCGAGGTGCTGCCGGCCCTGCTGCCCTCGGTACGGGGCGCGGGCGAGGTCCTGGCCGTGGCCGCCTCCTGCGCCGAGCACTGCGCAGCCACGGGCCCGGTCCCCGACGCGGTGGCGGCGGCCGCGGCCCGCCGCGGCTCATCCACCGTCATATCCGGAGCCCGCCGCCTGAGTTCCGCCCTCACCGGCCGGCGGGCCGGACTCCAAGGGGTGCCGTCGAAGTCCCGTCCGGGTGGCGGGGTCCCTCGACGGCACCCCTAG